A region of the Candidatus Schekmanbacteria bacterium genome:
CTCCGTGAGATTCAGCAACAGTTACGAGCCACACCATTGTAAGAAGTCTAAGGATAGGAGTATCAGCCCTGCCTACAAAAGTTGCCACATAGCTTGCTTTAAGCGAGGGTGATTTAGACAAAAGAGAAAAAAGTTCTCTAAATTTTCCTTTTTCCTTCTTTTTCTCTTCAGGTATTCTGTCAACGATGCCTCTCTTTGCAACTAATGCTGCTGTAAAAGCAACTATTGCAACAGCATAAAAACTCTCATATATGCCCAAAAGTTGTGGAAGTTGCCCTAAAATGCCGAATGCAAGAATTGCACCAATCCCCATTGATAAGCCATATGCCGCCATTGCTTTGCCTCTACTCGATTTAAATGTATAATCTGCTACCAAAGGGGTTAGATGAGGCCATGTAAATATCAAACCAACTCCCAACAGAAACCTTAAAGGATAAATAGCATATTGCGGCGGTATTCCTAAGGCAATTCCTATCTCTTTTGAATATCCGAAAAGGATAAAAAATAATCCAGTAAAAATGACACCCCGAAGAAGCATATATCTTCTTCCGAAGCGGTCAGACAAAAAGCCGACGACACCGGCAAGAAAAAGAGTAGCAATTTGGCTCATATTCTGAAGAAGTGAATTAATTGCACCAGCATTCTTGTCAGGAATACCTATTATCTCTTTCAAAAATACCGGCTGAATAACGGCAGGGAAAACCATCAGCATACTTATAAGGAAGGATGCGCTATAAAGAAAATAGAAATTCCTTTTTGCAAGTCCCTCAGGAATTTCTATCCCAACAAATTTGGCTGTGGCTTGGGTTGTTTCGGAATATTTCACTCTAAATGAATGCTAATCCTTGAATTTATCATTTACCCAAAGCTGATATGGAGAATAGCCTTCCTTCATCAGTGTGGAATCGAAGTATATTATTCTCTTGATATCAACCTTTGTCATAACCATTCTTTTATAAGCTCTTTCACTTCGAATTCTATAAAAATGATACTTTTTCGCTAATTCATCAAATTCAGGGTCATCTGATTCATACATTGTGGCTTTGCCAAAAATTTGTACGCTTTTCCAATATCTCTTCTTTGGCGGCACAGGTCCCTCAATAGACCCTTCATAATGGACCATACTTACCCATGGATTCTTCTTTAATTCGGCAAGCTTTTCCGTACCCTTCTCATTTGAGCATATTATTATCCTTTCATCAGGAACAAGGGTAAAATCAGCTGTTGTTGCTGTGGGATAATATTTTTTAAAAGGCCAAATCCCTTTGGAGCCGACAGTTGCCATTACAAAGCGCTGCCTATATGGCAGAAAAGCTACAATTCTTTTCCACAATTCATCTTTTGGCAATTGCGCATAATTTTTAATCCATGTCTTCGTTGCAGTTGATTCTGCATCGTATTCGACTTCATGGCATTCAGAACAGGTCATAGATATCTTTGTTTCTGGATGGCCCGAAGGTTTTACCTGATCTGCTTTTATGGGTGCAGGAGTTTTTTCAGCAATTCCTCCTTTTGTTTCACTAATGCCCAAAAAAAGGATAAAAACAGTTGATATTATTACACATAGAATTAGAAGAATTGATGATCTTTTCATCCCATCCCCTCCTTTTTGATATGTTGAAAAAAATAATTATTTAAAATTCAAATAGGAAAAAATAAATGCGTCCGCAACTTTATTTACAAATAATCTGTAAGCTAATGCCTTTGATCAAGAAAATTTTTTTCAAATCCTTTAGTCATTATTATCTTGTTGGAAGAGGTAAAAAAGACCGCTTCAATGCCCTTCATTCCTTCTACAAATTTTTTGCCCTTTTCAGCCCCCATTATGAATAGAGAAGAAGATAAACCATTTACATCATCAATCGTATTTCCAACAACTGTCACACCTCTGCATTCATTGGCTGAAATTCCTGTCTTAGGATTTAAAATATGATGATATTTCTTTCCACGCCATTCAAACATTCTCTCATAATCACCTGACGTAAAAATTGCCTTATTGGTGACACTGATGACTGCAAAGGGTTTATCAGGATTGAAAGGATTTCTGATGGCTATAGCCCACAAACTTCCGTTCGGTTTTTTTCCCCACACATAAATATCTCCTGAACAATTTATCAATCCCCCCTCAACGCCATTTTCTTTTATGATATCGAATCCTTTCTTCATTATATATCCTTTTGCAATTCCGCCTAAATCGATATTGACACCCTCTTTTAAAAATTTGACTGCCGATTTTTTTTTATTCAACTCAATGAGACGGTAATTGACACATTTGAGAGCCTCATTAATCTCATCATCGCTGGGCTTAACAGGATTTCTGCTGTAAAAATTCCACAAGTTGAGCAATCTTCCCACTGTCATATCGAAGGCGCCATTCGTCCTTTTGGAAAGATTGACTCCCTCAGAAATCACTTCATATAGTTCCTTAGAAACCTTAATCCAACCTTTACTGCCGTTGCGATTAAGATAAGATATTTCACTATCTTCCTTCCAATTGCTGAGTCTATCGTCTAAATTCTTCATTACTAAAAATGCCTTATCAGCTGTTTTTTGCAATTGTTCTTTCTCTTCACCTACAAGTTTCATTTCAACCTTTACACCCATTATGAAATCGCTGAAATAATAAATTTTCGCAGTCGATGAATGAGCAAAACCAATTCTTTCGCATAAAAAACTGTCAATCACTGCCGAAATAAAGACTACTAAAAAAATTGAAGAAAGATGAATGATTTTTTTATACATCGAGTTATCTCGCTATTGCTTCGTTAAAAATTGCACAAACAATTTGAATTAAAATATAATGGTAAAAAAAATAAAAGAGGATTATTAAAGTGTCAAAAACTTTTGAGAAAAAACTTGTTTTGAAGTGGTTTTCAATTCTGTCGCTGATTTGCCTATCATTCTTTCCTTTTATGCAAGCATTGCTTGGCTTTTGGTGGGCACTGCCGCTTAATGTCAGATTTAGACCCTCAGCAAATCCTATTTATGTTTTTCTGTGCATAATAATTTTTGTATCGATTGTTTATTTTTGGAAAAAAGACCTTTTGAGTTCACTTTCTTCTTCAAAATTTCTAATCTTCTCTTTTCTTTCTGCCTTTATTTTCCATATCTGCCTTGCCTCGACTGACAAAGGTTTCTACTACGCAATAACTCATCCATTCATTGCGACTCCATATGAATATTACGCAGACCTTCCCAAGGTAAGATTCTATGGACTAAAGGAATTTGTCGGAAATTATGCTACTTTGATGAAAACTCTCTCTCTGCATGCCCATACTCATCCTCCAGGCGGTGATGTATTTCTTTATTTGGTAGAAAAAATATTTGGCAGAGGACTTTTGCGCTCATCCTTAATAACCGTAATTGTGAGCGAGTTAAGTATAATACCCCTCTATTATACAATTAAGCTATTTTTGAACAAAAAAGCGGTGCGTCTTGCAATCATTATATGGATTTTCACTCCTGCAATAGGAATTTACAATGCAGTATGTATGGACGGTGTATTTATGTTTTTTATGCTCTTCCCCTTCTATTTCATTTTATATCCATATAAAAAAAAAAAAAAATATACACTATGTGGA
Encoded here:
- a CDS encoding MFS transporter — encoded protein: MKYSETTQATAKFVGIEIPEGLAKRNFYFLYSASFLISMLMVFPAVIQPVFLKEIIGIPDKNAGAINSLLQNMSQIATLFLAGVVGFLSDRFGRRYMLLRGVIFTGLFFILFGYSKEIGIALGIPPQYAIYPLRFLLGVGLIFTWPHLTPLVADYTFKSSRGKAMAAYGLSMGIGAILAFGILGQLPQLLGIYESFYAVAIVAFTAALVAKRGIVDRIPEEKKKEKGKFRELFSLLSKSPSLKASYVATFVGRADTPILRLLTMVWLVTVAESHGVTPVKATGFGGLIMMVFALMSMLSNLITGPLVDKIGRMATLMISMLSSTIGFTILFTFHNPFSWLICLPIGLIGFGMSGVVIGANTLAADAAPRHLVGTVIGGVNTVQSVGIIILLQSAGMIRDILSVQTAFIFKAVINAFTLLWFIVIKKKCDDELGLKKPVESSLSAKA
- a CDS encoding pyridoxamine 5'-phosphate oxidase family protein, with amino-acid sequence MKRSSILLILCVIISTVFILFLGISETKGGIAEKTPAPIKADQVKPSGHPETKISMTCSECHEVEYDAESTATKTWIKNYAQLPKDELWKRIVAFLPYRQRFVMATVGSKGIWPFKKYYPTATTADFTLVPDERIIICSNEKGTEKLAELKKNPWVSMVHYEGSIEGPVPPKKRYWKSVQIFGKATMYESDDPEFDELAKKYHFYRIRSERAYKRMVMTKVDIKRIIYFDSTLMKEGYSPYQLWVNDKFKD
- a CDS encoding FAD:protein FMN transferase — translated: MYKKIIHLSSIFLVVFISAVIDSFLCERIGFAHSSTAKIYYFSDFIMGVKVEMKLVGEEKEQLQKTADKAFLVMKNLDDRLSNWKEDSEISYLNRNGSKGWIKVSKELYEVISEGVNLSKRTNGAFDMTVGRLLNLWNFYSRNPVKPSDDEINEALKCVNYRLIELNKKKSAVKFLKEGVNIDLGGIAKGYIMKKGFDIIKENGVEGGLINCSGDIYVWGKKPNGSLWAIAIRNPFNPDKPFAVISVTNKAIFTSGDYERMFEWRGKKYHHILNPKTGISANECRGVTVVGNTIDDVNGLSSSLFIMGAEKGKKFVEGMKGIEAVFFTSSNKIIMTKGFEKNFLDQRH